Proteins from a single region of Candidatus Saccharibacteria bacterium:
- a CDS encoding GlsB/YeaQ/YmgE family stress response membrane protein has protein sequence MGWIGWIILGGLAGLVANMIMKEEGGLFKNIILGVVGGLVGGGIVDMLGGTGVNGFNIYSFIVAVFGAMLLIYLGRLIKK, from the coding sequence ATGGGTTGGATTGGATGGATTATATTGGGTGGACTTGCGGGGCTTGTCGCTAATATGATCATGAAAGAAGAGGGTGGTCTATTTAAGAACATTATTCTTGGTGTTGTCGGTGGGCTTGTTGGTGGTGGAATTGTCGACATGCTCGGTGGAACCGGCGTCAATGGGTTCAATATTTACAGCTTTATCGTTGCAGTATTCGGCGCGATGTTGTTGATCTACCTTGGCCGACTTATTAAAAAATAG
- the gatB gene encoding Asp-tRNA(Asn)/Glu-tRNA(Gln) amidotransferase subunit GatB: MLKKYDMTIGIECHVQLATDTKLFSGADNDARDKSPNSVVSPIDYGLPGMLPVLNRKAVDLAIKAGKALNAKIANVSRFDRKHYFYPDLPKGYQTTQMYHPIILAGFIDAPLEDGSTTRVRIHHAHMEEDAGKLTHYGDYSLVDLNRAGTPLIEIVSEPDIHSPQEAKAYAAELHRLMTYAGVTRGDLYHGNMRFDVNISIAPKGASELGKRAEVKNLNSFRSVEKAAEYEFHRQVELVEKGERVVQETRGWDDAKQTTSSQRSKEDAQDYRYMPDADIPPIVLSNEEIAEIQATVPMLPPEYRDKWSTLELDRSVVDSLLSTREYASVVTYIQEKSGNSVAKRVAHWFASALGGRSDEETGIGEVVGDISPEGFIELAKMVEANELSSTAAKEIFIELLASDKSPREIAEAKNLLQVSDESAIAAIVDEVLADPASAQSIADIREGKDKAIGYLVGQIMKKSQGKANPALAQKLIRERL, from the coding sequence ATGCTAAAAAAATACGATATGACAATCGGTATAGAATGTCATGTACAGCTTGCAACCGACACGAAACTATTTAGCGGTGCCGATAACGACGCCCGCGACAAATCGCCAAACAGTGTCGTGAGCCCGATTGACTATGGCTTGCCTGGCATGCTGCCGGTTCTTAACCGCAAGGCGGTTGATTTGGCTATTAAAGCCGGTAAAGCGTTGAATGCCAAGATTGCCAATGTTAGCCGTTTTGACCGCAAGCACTATTTTTATCCTGATCTTCCAAAGGGATACCAGACAACACAGATGTATCACCCGATTATCCTTGCCGGGTTTATCGATGCGCCACTAGAAGATGGTAGTACGACGCGTGTTCGTATTCACCATGCGCACATGGAAGAAGATGCAGGAAAGCTGACACACTATGGCGACTACAGTTTAGTCGACCTTAACCGAGCCGGAACGCCGCTTATCGAGATCGTGTCTGAGCCCGATATTCACTCGCCACAAGAGGCAAAGGCCTACGCAGCTGAGCTTCATCGATTGATGACGTATGCTGGTGTAACACGTGGTGATTTATACCATGGAAACATGCGTTTTGACGTTAACATTTCTATTGCGCCAAAAGGTGCCTCCGAGCTTGGCAAACGGGCCGAGGTAAAAAACCTCAACTCGTTTAGGAGTGTCGAGAAAGCAGCCGAGTACGAATTTCATCGTCAGGTTGAGTTGGTTGAAAAGGGCGAGCGTGTTGTTCAGGAGACTCGTGGATGGGATGATGCAAAGCAGACGACAAGCAGCCAGCGCTCAAAAGAGGACGCTCAGGATTACCGTTATATGCCAGACGCCGATATTCCACCAATTGTTCTAAGTAACGAAGAAATTGCCGAAATTCAGGCAACCGTTCCAATGCTTCCGCCGGAATACCGCGATAAATGGTCAACGCTTGAATTAGACCGCTCTGTTGTTGATTCACTGCTTTCGACCCGCGAATACGCCAGTGTTGTTACGTACATTCAAGAAAAATCTGGCAATAGCGTAGCGAAGCGTGTTGCGCACTGGTTTGCAAGCGCTCTTGGCGGTCGCAGCGATGAAGAAACGGGCATTGGTGAAGTTGTTGGCGACATTTCGCCCGAGGGCTTTATTGAACTTGCAAAAATGGTAGAAGCCAATGAGCTCAGCAGCACAGCCGCTAAAGAGATATTTATCGAACTGCTTGCAAGCGACAAATCACCTCGCGAAATTGCCGAGGCGAAGAACCTACTGCAGGTAAGTGACGAGTCTGCAATTGCAGCGATTGTCGACGAAGTGCTGGCCGATCCAGCAAGCGCGCAGTCTATTGCGGATATCCGCGAAGGAAAAGACAAGGCGATCGGCTACCTTGTTGGTCAAATTATGAAAAAATCCCAGGGCAAGGCAAACCCTGCTCTGGCGCAAAAACTAATACGCGAGCGGCTATAG
- a CDS encoding YtxH domain-containing protein encodes MSKGKFALGAVIGAVAGIVAGVLSAPKSGKETRADIKDRAAELKEQAAAKAEKAKARGESVVEEVKEKVEHYKERSGLEKK; translated from the coding sequence ATGTCTAAAGGTAAATTTGCACTCGGAGCAGTTATCGGAGCAGTGGCAGGAATTGTTGCGGGAGTACTCTCTGCTCCAAAGAGCGGTAAAGAAACTCGTGCAGATATCAAAGACCGCGCGGCGGAATTAAAGGAGCAAGCGGCTGCAAAGGCGGAAAAGGCTAAAGCTCGCGGCGAATCTGTCGTTGAGGAAGTTAAAGAAAAGGTAGAGCACTACAAAGAGCGCTCCGGCCTAGAAAAGAAGTAA
- a CDS encoding NTP transferase domain-containing protein, whose translation MKQPTKAIIAAAGFGTRFLPQTKAMPKEMIPLIDKPIIQYVVEELVEAGIKDIIIVGSSNKRAIEDHFDVPNQDLLANLRAGGPKKQHYIDELERLSNLANFIYVRQKGPYGNATPLMSAAHLIGKDESFIYTWADDFIVASPSRFQQMINVHTQNNGGAVLSCKKVVVDSEYDRYGIAAGETVEDGLIKISSIVEKPGKENAPSDLASVSSYLLNGQFFDYLEPAFQEFDGTGEFTFQPIMQKMINEGHEYFAYEVQNGSYYDTGDKLEYLKTVIDFGLAHEELGADLLAHIKTKLK comes from the coding sequence ATGAAACAACCAACAAAAGCGATTATTGCAGCAGCGGGCTTTGGCACGCGTTTTTTGCCACAAACAAAGGCAATGCCAAAAGAAATGATACCGCTTATCGACAAGCCGATTATTCAGTATGTTGTTGAGGAGCTGGTTGAGGCTGGAATTAAGGATATTATTATCGTTGGAAGCAGCAACAAACGTGCGATTGAAGATCACTTTGATGTTCCAAACCAGGATCTTTTAGCGAACTTGCGCGCGGGTGGTCCTAAAAAACAGCACTATATCGATGAGCTTGAGCGCCTATCGAACCTCGCGAACTTTATTTACGTACGTCAAAAAGGTCCATACGGCAATGCGACGCCGCTTATGAGCGCAGCACACCTTATTGGCAAAGACGAATCGTTTATTTATACATGGGCAGATGATTTTATCGTTGCGTCTCCAAGTCGCTTTCAGCAGATGATAAATGTCCATACGCAAAACAACGGCGGAGCTGTTCTGTCGTGTAAAAAGGTGGTTGTAGACAGTGAATACGACCGTTATGGAATCGCCGCGGGCGAAACCGTAGAAGATGGTCTTATTAAGATATCGAGTATCGTTGAGAAGCCTGGCAAAGAGAACGCGCCTTCGGATCTTGCGTCGGTCAGTAGTTATCTTTTGAATGGACAGTTCTTCGACTACTTGGAGCCAGCGTTTCAGGAATTTGATGGTACTGGTGAATTTACATTCCAGCCAATTATGCAAAAAATGATTAACGAAGGTCATGAATATTTTGCGTACGAAGTACAAAATGGAAGTTATTACGACACTGGCGACAAGCTTGAATACCTAAAGACTGTGATTGATTTTGGGCTTGCGCACGAAGAGCTGGGCGCTGATCTTTTGGCTCATATTAAAACAAAGCTCAAATAA